From a region of the Toxotes jaculatrix isolate fToxJac2 chromosome 7, fToxJac2.pri, whole genome shotgun sequence genome:
- the LOC121184436 gene encoding paxillin-like isoform X2: protein MDDLDALLADLESTTSHISKRPVFLPDETPYSIPTGGHSYQDVSVPPPVPPPPSAEALNGSLIDQPDSHHSSQLSLGSAQKSSWSRDSSSSPLSHIEEDHVYSFPNKQKSSDSSTAAMTSALGSNLSELDRLLLELNAVQQSSPSFPTTEEAAPPLPSCSITHYENGSGPDIMVSPPPQEKPKRNGTRMDETRPTVESLLDELEGSVPSPSPTACHSDLDTPSQQQARISASCATRELDELMASLSDFKIMAQGKGGVPGGPPTQVNKLDNMLGSLQSDLNKLGVQTVAKGVCGACCKPIVGQVVTAMGRTWHPEHFVCTHCQEEIGSRNFFEREGQPYCEKDYHNLFSPRCYYCNGPILDKVVTALDRTWHPEHFFCAQCGSFFGPEGFHEKDGKAYCRKDYFDMFAPKCGGCARAILENYISALNCLWHPECFVCRECFTPFVNGSFFEHDGQPYCEVHYHERRGSLCSGCQKPITGRCITAMSKKFHPEHFVCAFCLKQLNKGTFKEQNDKPYCHGCFVKLFS, encoded by the exons ACGCTTTGCTGGCAGACCTGGAATCAACTACGTCCCACATCTCAAAGCGACCGGTGTTCTTGCCTGACGAGACCCCCTACTCCATCCCTACGGGAGGACATTCCTACCAGGATGTGTCAGTTCCACCTCCTgtccctcctccaccctcagcCGAGGCTCTGAATGGTTCCCTGATAGATCAGCCGGACTCCCACCACTCCTCTCAGCTG TCATTAGGTTCAGCGCAGAAGAGCTCATGGTCCAGGGACAGTAGCAGCTCTCCGTTGTCTCACATTGAGGAGGACCACGTCTACAG ttttccaaacaaacagaagtcATCAGACTCGTCAACAGCAGCCATGACCTCTGCCCTGGGCAGTAACCTCTCAGAGCTcgacaggctgctgctggaacTTAATGCAGTGCAACAGAGCTCCCCTTCATTCCCCACGACAG AGGAGGCGGCCCCACCCTTACCCTCCTGCAGCATCACCCACTATGAGAATGGCAGTGGCCCTGACATCATGGTGAGCCCTCCGCCTCAGGAGAAGCCCAAGAGGAACGGAACGCGGATGGATGAAACCCGACCCACTGTGGAGAGTCTGCTGGACGAGCTGGAGGGATCAGTGCCTTCACCCAG CCCCACTGCTTGCCACAGCGATTTGGACACCCCCTCGCAGCAGCAAGCCAGAATTTCAGCTTCCTGTGCTACAAGAGAGCTCGATGAGCTGATGGCCTCTTTGTCTGACTTCAAG ATAATGGCCCAAGGTAAGGGTGGTGTTCCTGGGGGGCCCCCAACACAGGTCAACAAGCTGGACAATATGCTTGGTAGTCTGCAGTCTGACCTCAACAAACTGGGTGTGCAGACAGTAGCTAAAGGAGTTTGCGGTGCCTGCTGTAAGCCAATCGTAGGACAG GTGGTGACTGCCATGGGCCGCACATGGCACCCTGAACactttgtgtgcacacactgtcaAGAGGAGATCGGCTCCAGGAACTTCTTTGAGCGTGAAGGACAGCCTTACTGTGAGAAAGATTACCACAACCTGTTCTCCCCACGGTGCTACTACTGCAACGGGCCCATACTGGAT AAAGTTGTGACGGCGCTGGATAGGACCTGGCATCCTGAACACTTCTTctgtgctcagtgtggatcCTTCTTTGGACCAGAGG GTTTTCATGAAAAGGATGGAAAAGCCTACTGCAGGAAGGATTACTTTGACATGTTTGCGCCCAAATGTGGAGGCTGTGCCAGAGCCATTCTGGAAAATTACATCTCAGCACTGAACTGCCTTTGGCatcctgagtgttttgtgtgcagG GAGTGCTTCACCCCGTTTGTGAACGGAAGTTTCTTTGAGCACGACGGCCAGCCCTACTGTGAAGTGCACTACCACGAGCGCCGTGGCTCCCTCTGCTCCGGCTGTCAGAAGCCCATCACAGGCCGCTGCATCACGGCCATGTCCAAGAAGTTCCACCCGGAGCACTTTGTCTGCGCCTTCTGCCTGAAACAACTCAACAAAGGCACCTTCAAAGAACAAAACGACAAACCCTACTGCCATGGCTGCTTCGTCAAGCTGTTCAGTTAG
- the LOC121184436 gene encoding proline-rich protein 36-like isoform X1, with amino-acid sequence MDDLDALLADLESTTSHISKRPVFLPDETPYSIPTGGHSYQDVSVPPPVPPPPSAEALNGSLIDQPDSHHSSQLSLGSAQKSSWSRDSSSSPLSHIEEDHVYSFPNKQKSSDSSTAAMTSALGSNLSELDRLLLELNAVQQSSPSFPTTEEAAPPLPSCSITHYENGSGPDIMVSPPPQEKPKRNGTRMDETRPTVESLLDELEGSVPSPSPTACHSDLDTPSQQQARISASCATRELDELMASLSDFKPSSLGSLLDPAGASSSSPHPPVSSFVTPVASPSLNLSHPSACASPLFSLPAGLELHIDEDGGDGGMTMPHPNRFPPHSPISSLSAASDLDLDSVIDVSATMLSSQTKSLLVLSQSASSNSNLMRNSPSPSNATTTPSLTSVNTVLDHKSSKCPSPSVERVSPSNTFGKFSCAPETMSKGSASLHDLDLNFSTPPPSKNLTPPLSAPKTPSPLPVAASIFSSSAHASSKTSSPSPVSPLSVPSPPAGAGLLEPAPAAQRASPYAVQQPPMVEPSLDEALDKLLAMSFAQNHSATYVEEPQLKTEAHCLGRGMQEVHEELILPMDRNSVQPDTFTSATNTITDDSVDGGTDGNGDLDWADEELSMSFHDGLDGTMTPYTERPYTDGSMTPLTEASWMDESMTPSSCPGTPDVALDLPMLQTPSIDRVSASGHIKSVIRRTKETPNVHPMYRDGHLRRKMGPIIVNKNSSQDRLIEELQGKFGIGRSERRRKQSDDWLTEGVIVTSKPQRFRPDGAGSEVDKIIIPPESPVPVRKVLPPLSPPAPRRPPIVEEPKRPLAVQHPLVPIPPPPPPPPSPPPQPQHIHEPVPAPPPQIIKVSHPPPAPVQEPPAPKPEPPPPVLKTPTRLPPVEPVTPVAPKVLVSVGCQTEYDPIFPPMQIMAQGKGGVPGGPPTQVNKLDNMLGSLQSDLNKLGVQTVAKGVCGACCKPIVGQVVTAMGRTWHPEHFVCTHCQEEIGSRNFFEREGQPYCEKDYHNLFSPRCYYCNGPILDKVVTALDRTWHPEHFFCAQCGSFFGPEGFHEKDGKAYCRKDYFDMFAPKCGGCARAILENYISALNCLWHPECFVCRECFTPFVNGSFFEHDGQPYCEVHYHERRGSLCSGCQKPITGRCITAMSKKFHPEHFVCAFCLKQLNKGTFKEQNDKPYCHGCFVKLFS; translated from the exons ACGCTTTGCTGGCAGACCTGGAATCAACTACGTCCCACATCTCAAAGCGACCGGTGTTCTTGCCTGACGAGACCCCCTACTCCATCCCTACGGGAGGACATTCCTACCAGGATGTGTCAGTTCCACCTCCTgtccctcctccaccctcagcCGAGGCTCTGAATGGTTCCCTGATAGATCAGCCGGACTCCCACCACTCCTCTCAGCTG TCATTAGGTTCAGCGCAGAAGAGCTCATGGTCCAGGGACAGTAGCAGCTCTCCGTTGTCTCACATTGAGGAGGACCACGTCTACAG ttttccaaacaaacagaagtcATCAGACTCGTCAACAGCAGCCATGACCTCTGCCCTGGGCAGTAACCTCTCAGAGCTcgacaggctgctgctggaacTTAATGCAGTGCAACAGAGCTCCCCTTCATTCCCCACGACAG AGGAGGCGGCCCCACCCTTACCCTCCTGCAGCATCACCCACTATGAGAATGGCAGTGGCCCTGACATCATGGTGAGCCCTCCGCCTCAGGAGAAGCCCAAGAGGAACGGAACGCGGATGGATGAAACCCGACCCACTGTGGAGAGTCTGCTGGACGAGCTGGAGGGATCAGTGCCTTCACCCAG CCCCACTGCTTGCCACAGCGATTTGGACACCCCCTCGCAGCAGCAAGCCAGAATTTCAGCTTCCTGTGCTACAAGAGAGCTCGATGAGCTGATGGCCTCTTTGTCTGACTTCAAG CCCAGTTCTTTGGGCTCTCTGCTGGACCCAGCAGGAGCCTCTTCCAGCTCTCCTCATCCTCCGGTCTCTTCCTTCGTCACCCCGGTGGCTTCTCCTTCTCTTAATCTGTCCCACCCGTCTGCCTGTGCgtctcccctcttctctttgCCTGCTGGTCTAGAGCTGCACATAGACGAGGACGGAGGAGACGGTGGCATGACGATGCCACATCCAAACCGCTTCCCTCCCCACAGTCCTATATCCTCACTCTCTGCAGCCAGTGATCTAGACCTGGACTCTGTCATAGATGTCTCTGCCACCATGCTGTCATCCCAAACCAAGTCTCTGCTGGTCCTCTCTCAGTCCGCGTCGTCTAACTCCAACCTAATGAGAAATAGCCCAAGTCCTTCCAATGCCACCACCACTCCCTCACTTACTTCAGTTAATACTGTCCTGGACCACAAGTCCTCCAAGTGCCCCAGTCCATCTGTAGAACGGGTCTCACCCTCAAATACTTTCGGTAAATTCTCGTGTGCTCCAGAGACTATGAGCAAGGGGTCGGCTTCTCTTCATGACCTTGATTTGAATTTCTCTACTCCACCTCCATCAAAAAAcctcacccctcctctctcagcGCCGAAGACTCCTTCACCCCTCCCTGTCGCTGCCTCTATATTTTCATCTTCTGCACATGCTTCCTCAAAAACATCCTCACCGTCTCCAGTCTCTCCGTTGAGCGTCCCCTCTCCACCAGCAGGTGCTGGCCTGTTGGAGCCAgcacctgcagctcagagagcCAGCCCCTATGCTGTGCAGCAGCCCCCCATGGTGGAACCCTCCCTGGATGAGGCACTGGACAAGCTGCTAGCAATGAGTTTTGCACAGAATCACTCGGCAACATATGTGGAGGAACCACAGCTGAAGACGGAGGCGCATTGTCTGGGCAGGGGAATGCAGGAGGTGCACGAGGAGCTCATCTTGCCCATGGACAGAAACAGTGTGCAGCCTGACACTTTCACCAGTGCCACCAACACCATCACAGATGACTCAGTGGACGGAGGCACTGATGGAAACGGAGACCTGGACTGGGCTGACGAGGAGCTTTCCATGTCCTTCCATGATGGACTGGACGGCACCATGACGCCTTACACTGAGAGGCCGTACACAGATGGCAGCATGACCCCGTTGACAGAGGCCAGCTGGATGGATGAGTCCATGACCCCGTCTTCATGCCCTGGGACCCCTGATGTAGCCCTGGACCTACCCATGCTGCAGACTCCCAGTATAGACAGAGTCTCTGCATCCGGACAC ATTAAATCAGTGATCAGGCGCACGAAGGAGACTCCCAACGTGCATCCCATGTACCGAGATGGTCACCTGCGCAGGAAGATGGGACCCATcattgtaaacaaaaacagttctCAGGACCGCCTCATAGAAGAGCTTCAGGGAAAATTCGGGATCGGCCGCTCAGAGCGGAGACGTAAACAGTCTGATGACTGGCTGACTGAGGGCGTCATCGTCACGTCCAAACCTCAGCGTTTCCGTCCCGACGGGGCCGGCAGTGAGGTCGACAAG atcatTATTCCCCCAGAGTCTCCTGTCCCTGTGAGGAAGgtgctccctcctctctctcccccagcaCCTCGTCGCCCTCCTATTGTAGAAGAACCTAAGCGGCCGCTCGCTGTACAGCATCCCCTCGTTCCTATaccgccacctcctcctccacctccctctccccctccacaGCCCCAGCACATCCACGAACCAGTTCCCGCTCCACCTCCTCAGATTATAAAAGTTTCACATCCACCACCAGCCCCAGTTCAGGAACCTCCTGCCCCTAAACCTGAGccccctcctcctgttcttAAAACCCCAACACGGCTTCCACCAGTGGAGCCAGTGACACCAGTTGCACCTAAAGTCCTGGTTTCTGTAGGCTGCCAAACAGAGTATGACCCAATCTTCCCTCCAATGCAG ATAATGGCCCAAGGTAAGGGTGGTGTTCCTGGGGGGCCCCCAACACAGGTCAACAAGCTGGACAATATGCTTGGTAGTCTGCAGTCTGACCTCAACAAACTGGGTGTGCAGACAGTAGCTAAAGGAGTTTGCGGTGCCTGCTGTAAGCCAATCGTAGGACAG GTGGTGACTGCCATGGGCCGCACATGGCACCCTGAACactttgtgtgcacacactgtcaAGAGGAGATCGGCTCCAGGAACTTCTTTGAGCGTGAAGGACAGCCTTACTGTGAGAAAGATTACCACAACCTGTTCTCCCCACGGTGCTACTACTGCAACGGGCCCATACTGGAT AAAGTTGTGACGGCGCTGGATAGGACCTGGCATCCTGAACACTTCTTctgtgctcagtgtggatcCTTCTTTGGACCAGAGG GTTTTCATGAAAAGGATGGAAAAGCCTACTGCAGGAAGGATTACTTTGACATGTTTGCGCCCAAATGTGGAGGCTGTGCCAGAGCCATTCTGGAAAATTACATCTCAGCACTGAACTGCCTTTGGCatcctgagtgttttgtgtgcagG GAGTGCTTCACCCCGTTTGTGAACGGAAGTTTCTTTGAGCACGACGGCCAGCCCTACTGTGAAGTGCACTACCACGAGCGCCGTGGCTCCCTCTGCTCCGGCTGTCAGAAGCCCATCACAGGCCGCTGCATCACGGCCATGTCCAAGAAGTTCCACCCGGAGCACTTTGTCTGCGCCTTCTGCCTGAAACAACTCAACAAAGGCACCTTCAAAGAACAAAACGACAAACCCTACTGCCATGGCTGCTTCGTCAAGCTGTTCAGTTAG